A genomic region of Canis aureus isolate CA01 chromosome 16, VMU_Caureus_v.1.0, whole genome shotgun sequence contains the following coding sequences:
- the RAPGEFL1 gene encoding rap guanine nucleotide exchange factor-like 1 isoform X1, whose protein sequence is MKPLEKFLKKQTSQLAGRTVAGGPGGAPGSCGGPGGGGGPGGGGGPAGGLRPLQRRQSVSRLLLPAFLREPPAEPGLEPPPEEEGGEPAGVAEELGGGGPCWLQLEEVPGPGPLGGGGPLRSPSSYSSDELSPGEPLTSPPWAPLGAPERPEHLLNRVLERLAGGATRDSAASDILLDDIVLTHSLFLPTEKFLQELHQYFVWAGGMESPEGLGRKQACLAMLLHFLDTYQGLLQEEEGAGRIIKDLYLLIMKDESLYQDLREDTLRLHQLVETVELKIPEESQAPSKQVKPLFRHFRRIDSCLQTRVAFRGSDEIFCRVYMPDHSYVTIRSRLSASVQDILGSVTEKLQYSEEPAGREDSLILVAVASSGEKVLLQPTEDCVFTTLGINSHLFACTRDSYEALMPLPEEIQVSPGDTEIHRVEPEDVANHLTAFHWELFRCVHELEFVDYVFHGERGRRETANLELLLQRCSEVTHWVATEVLLCEAPGKRAQLLKKFLKIAAICKQNQDLLSFYAVVMGLDNAAVSRLRLTWEKLPGKFKNLFRKFENLTDPCRNHKSYREVISKMKPPVIPFVPLILKDLTFLHEGSKTLVDGLVNIEKLGSFLVISQHSVAEKVRTIRKYRSRPLCLDMEASPHHLQTKAYVRQFQVIDNQNLLFELSYKLEANSQ, encoded by the exons atgAAGCCGTTGGAGAAATTTTTGAAGAAGCAGACGTCGCAGCTGGCGGGGCGAACGGTGGCGGGAGGTCCCGGCGGGGCTCCGGGGAGCTGCGGCgggcctggcgggggcgggggaccTGGCGGGGGCGGCGGTCCAGCCGGGGGACTGCGGCCGCTGCAGCGGCGTCAGAGCGTGTCTCGCCTGCTGCTCCCAGCTTTCCTCCGGGAGCCCCCCGCCGAGCCGGGGCTGGAGCCGCCCCCtgaagaggaagggggagagccGGCGGGGGTCGCGGAGGAGCTCGGCGGCGGGGGGCCCTGTTGGCTCCAGCTCGAGGAGGTGCCGGGGCCTGGGCCACTCGGGGGAGGGGGGCCCCTGCGCTCCCCTTCCTCGTACTCCTCTGACGAGCTGTCCCCGGGCGAGCCCCTGACTTCCCCGCCCTGGGCCCCCCTGGGCGCCCCCGAGCGGCCGGAGCATCTTCTGAACCGGGTGCTGGAGCGGCTCGCCGGAGGGGCCACCAGGGACAGCGCCGCCTCAG ATATCCTGCTGGATGACATCGTCCTCacccattctctcttcctccccacgGAGAAATTTCTGCAGGAGCTACACCAGTA TTTTGTTTGGGCAGGAGGTATGGAGAGCCCGGAGGGGCTGGGCCGGAAGCAGGCTTGTCTGGCCATGCTCCTTCATTTCCTGGACACCTACCAGGGGCTGctgcaggaggaagagggggCCGGCCGCATCATCAAG GATCTGTACCTGCTGATTATGAAGGATGAGTCCCTTTACCAGGACCTCCGAGAGGACACACTGAGACTGCACCAGCTTGTGGAAACAGTGGAGCTAAA GATCCCAGAGGAAAGCCAGGCTCCCAGCAAGCAAGTGAAGCCACTCTTCCGTCACTTCCGTCGGATTGACTCCTGTCTGCAGACCCGAGTGGCCTTCCGGGGCTCCGATGAGA TCTTCTGCCGGGTGTACATGCCTGACCACTCTTACGTGACCATACGCAGCCGCCTCTCCGCATCTGTGCAGGACATTCTGGGCTCTGTGACAGAAAAATTGCAGTACTCGGAGGAACCTGCAGGGCGTGAGGACTCCCTCATCCTGGTAGCTGTGGCCTCCTCCGGAG AGAAGGTCCTTCTCCAGCCGACTGAAGATTGTGTCTTCACCACACTGGGCATCAACAGCCATCTGTTTGCCTGCACCCGTGACAGCTATGAGGCCCTG ATGCCCCTCCCTGAGGAGATCCAGGTCTCCCCGGGAGACACAGAGATCCACCGAGTGGAGCCTGAGGACGTTGCCAATCACCTTACTGCCTTCCACTGGGAGCTGTTCCGATGTGTGCACGAG CTGGAATTCGTGGACTACGTGTTCCATGGGGAGCGCGGCCGCCGAGAGACAGCCAAcctggagctgctgctgcagCGCTGCAGCGAGGTCACGCACTGGGTGGCCACTGAGGTGCTACTCTGCGAGGCCCCAGGCAAGCGCGCACAGCTGCTCAAGAAGTTCCTCAAGATCGCGGCCAT CTGCAAGCAGAACCAGGACCTGCTGTCCTTCTATGCTGTGGTCATGGGGCTGGACAATGCTGCGGTCAGCCGCCTGCGGCTCACCTGGGAG AAGCTGCCAGGGAAATTCAAAAACTTGTTCCGCAAATTTGAGAACCTGACA GACCCCTGCCGGAACCACAAAAGCTACCGAGAAGTGATCTCCAAGATGAAGCCTCCTGTGATTCCCTTCGTGCCTCTGATCCTCAAAG ACTTGACTTTCCTGCACGAGGGGAGTAAGACCCTTGTCGATGGTTTGGTGAACATTGAGAAGCTG GGCTCATTCCTTGTCATCTCCCAGCATTCAGTGGCTGAAAAAGTGAGGACAATCCGCAAATACCGGAGTCGGCCCCTTT GCCTGGATATGGAGGCGTCCCCCCATCACCTGCAGACCAAGGCCTATGTGCGCCAGTTCCAGGTCATCGACAACCAGAACCTCCTCTTTGAGCTCTCCTACAAGCTGGAGGCTAATAGTCAGTAA
- the RAPGEFL1 gene encoding rap guanine nucleotide exchange factor-like 1 isoform X2 produces the protein MKPLEKFLKKQTSQLAGRTVAGGPGGAPGSCGGPGGGGGPGGGGGPAGGLRPLQRRQSVSRLLLPAFLREPPAEPGLEPPPEEEGGEPAGVAEELGGGGPCWLQLEEVPGPGPLGGGGPLRSPSSYSSDELSPGEPLTSPPWAPLGAPERPEHLLNRVLERLAGGATRDSAASDILLDDIVLTHSLFLPTEKFLQELHQYFVWAGGMESPEGLGRKQACLAMLLHFLDTYQGLLQEEEGAGRIIKDLYLLIMKDESLYQDLREDTLRLHQLVETVELKIPEESQAPSKQVKPLFRHFRRIDSCLQTRVAFRGSDEIFCRVYMPDHSYVTIRSRLSASVQDILGSVTEKLQYSEEPAGREDSLILVAVASSGEKVLLQPTEDCVFTTLGINSHLFACTRDSYEALMPLPEEIQVSPGDTEIHRVEPEDVANHLTAFHWELFRCVHELEFVDYVFHGERGRRETANLELLLQRCSEVTHWVATEVLLCEAPGKRAQLLKKFLKIAAICKQNQDLLSFYAVVMGLDNAAVSRLRLTWEKLPGKFKNLFRKFENLTDPCRNHKSYREVISKMKPPVIPFVPLILKDLTFLHEGSKTLVDGLVNIEKLHSVAEKVRTIRKYRSRPLCLDMEASPHHLQTKAYVRQFQVIDNQNLLFELSYKLEANSQ, from the exons atgAAGCCGTTGGAGAAATTTTTGAAGAAGCAGACGTCGCAGCTGGCGGGGCGAACGGTGGCGGGAGGTCCCGGCGGGGCTCCGGGGAGCTGCGGCgggcctggcgggggcgggggaccTGGCGGGGGCGGCGGTCCAGCCGGGGGACTGCGGCCGCTGCAGCGGCGTCAGAGCGTGTCTCGCCTGCTGCTCCCAGCTTTCCTCCGGGAGCCCCCCGCCGAGCCGGGGCTGGAGCCGCCCCCtgaagaggaagggggagagccGGCGGGGGTCGCGGAGGAGCTCGGCGGCGGGGGGCCCTGTTGGCTCCAGCTCGAGGAGGTGCCGGGGCCTGGGCCACTCGGGGGAGGGGGGCCCCTGCGCTCCCCTTCCTCGTACTCCTCTGACGAGCTGTCCCCGGGCGAGCCCCTGACTTCCCCGCCCTGGGCCCCCCTGGGCGCCCCCGAGCGGCCGGAGCATCTTCTGAACCGGGTGCTGGAGCGGCTCGCCGGAGGGGCCACCAGGGACAGCGCCGCCTCAG ATATCCTGCTGGATGACATCGTCCTCacccattctctcttcctccccacgGAGAAATTTCTGCAGGAGCTACACCAGTA TTTTGTTTGGGCAGGAGGTATGGAGAGCCCGGAGGGGCTGGGCCGGAAGCAGGCTTGTCTGGCCATGCTCCTTCATTTCCTGGACACCTACCAGGGGCTGctgcaggaggaagagggggCCGGCCGCATCATCAAG GATCTGTACCTGCTGATTATGAAGGATGAGTCCCTTTACCAGGACCTCCGAGAGGACACACTGAGACTGCACCAGCTTGTGGAAACAGTGGAGCTAAA GATCCCAGAGGAAAGCCAGGCTCCCAGCAAGCAAGTGAAGCCACTCTTCCGTCACTTCCGTCGGATTGACTCCTGTCTGCAGACCCGAGTGGCCTTCCGGGGCTCCGATGAGA TCTTCTGCCGGGTGTACATGCCTGACCACTCTTACGTGACCATACGCAGCCGCCTCTCCGCATCTGTGCAGGACATTCTGGGCTCTGTGACAGAAAAATTGCAGTACTCGGAGGAACCTGCAGGGCGTGAGGACTCCCTCATCCTGGTAGCTGTGGCCTCCTCCGGAG AGAAGGTCCTTCTCCAGCCGACTGAAGATTGTGTCTTCACCACACTGGGCATCAACAGCCATCTGTTTGCCTGCACCCGTGACAGCTATGAGGCCCTG ATGCCCCTCCCTGAGGAGATCCAGGTCTCCCCGGGAGACACAGAGATCCACCGAGTGGAGCCTGAGGACGTTGCCAATCACCTTACTGCCTTCCACTGGGAGCTGTTCCGATGTGTGCACGAG CTGGAATTCGTGGACTACGTGTTCCATGGGGAGCGCGGCCGCCGAGAGACAGCCAAcctggagctgctgctgcagCGCTGCAGCGAGGTCACGCACTGGGTGGCCACTGAGGTGCTACTCTGCGAGGCCCCAGGCAAGCGCGCACAGCTGCTCAAGAAGTTCCTCAAGATCGCGGCCAT CTGCAAGCAGAACCAGGACCTGCTGTCCTTCTATGCTGTGGTCATGGGGCTGGACAATGCTGCGGTCAGCCGCCTGCGGCTCACCTGGGAG AAGCTGCCAGGGAAATTCAAAAACTTGTTCCGCAAATTTGAGAACCTGACA GACCCCTGCCGGAACCACAAAAGCTACCGAGAAGTGATCTCCAAGATGAAGCCTCCTGTGATTCCCTTCGTGCCTCTGATCCTCAAAG ACTTGACTTTCCTGCACGAGGGGAGTAAGACCCTTGTCGATGGTTTGGTGAACATTGAGAAGCTG CATTCAGTGGCTGAAAAAGTGAGGACAATCCGCAAATACCGGAGTCGGCCCCTTT GCCTGGATATGGAGGCGTCCCCCCATCACCTGCAGACCAAGGCCTATGTGCGCCAGTTCCAGGTCATCGACAACCAGAACCTCCTCTTTGAGCTCTCCTACAAGCTGGAGGCTAATAGTCAGTAA
- the RAPGEFL1 gene encoding rap guanine nucleotide exchange factor-like 1 isoform X5 translates to MKPLEKFLKKQTSQLAGRTVAGGPGGAPGSCGGPGGGGGPGGGGGPAGGLRPLQRRQSVSRLLLPAFLREPPAEPGLEPPPEEEGGEPAGVAEELGGGGPCWLQLEEVPGPGPLGGGGPLRSPSSYSSDELSPGEPLTSPPWAPLGAPERPEHLLNRVLERLAGGATRDSAASDILLDDIVLTHSLFLPTEKFLQELHQYFVWAGGMESPEGLGRKQACLAMLLHFLDTYQGLLQEEEGAGRIIKDLYLLIMKDESLYQDLREDTLRLHQLVETVELKIPEESQAPSKQVKPLFRHFRRIDSCLQTRVAFRGSDEIFCRVYMPDHSYVTIRSRLSASVQDILGSVTEKLQYSEEPAGREDSLILVAVASSGEKVLLQPTEDCVFTTLGINSHLFACTRDSYEALMPLPEEIQVSPGDTEIHRVEPEDVANHLTAFHWELFRCVHELEFVDYVFHGERGRRETANLELLLQRCSEVTHWVATEVLLCEAPGKRAQLLKKFLKIAAICKQNQDLLSFYAVVMGLDNAAVSRLRLTWEKLPGKFKNLFRKFENLTDPCRNHKSYREVISKMKPPVIPFVPLILKDLTFLHEGSKTLVDGLVNIEKLHSVAEKVRTIRKYRSRPLLIESRSTQYTVKKETGWT, encoded by the exons atgAAGCCGTTGGAGAAATTTTTGAAGAAGCAGACGTCGCAGCTGGCGGGGCGAACGGTGGCGGGAGGTCCCGGCGGGGCTCCGGGGAGCTGCGGCgggcctggcgggggcgggggaccTGGCGGGGGCGGCGGTCCAGCCGGGGGACTGCGGCCGCTGCAGCGGCGTCAGAGCGTGTCTCGCCTGCTGCTCCCAGCTTTCCTCCGGGAGCCCCCCGCCGAGCCGGGGCTGGAGCCGCCCCCtgaagaggaagggggagagccGGCGGGGGTCGCGGAGGAGCTCGGCGGCGGGGGGCCCTGTTGGCTCCAGCTCGAGGAGGTGCCGGGGCCTGGGCCACTCGGGGGAGGGGGGCCCCTGCGCTCCCCTTCCTCGTACTCCTCTGACGAGCTGTCCCCGGGCGAGCCCCTGACTTCCCCGCCCTGGGCCCCCCTGGGCGCCCCCGAGCGGCCGGAGCATCTTCTGAACCGGGTGCTGGAGCGGCTCGCCGGAGGGGCCACCAGGGACAGCGCCGCCTCAG ATATCCTGCTGGATGACATCGTCCTCacccattctctcttcctccccacgGAGAAATTTCTGCAGGAGCTACACCAGTA TTTTGTTTGGGCAGGAGGTATGGAGAGCCCGGAGGGGCTGGGCCGGAAGCAGGCTTGTCTGGCCATGCTCCTTCATTTCCTGGACACCTACCAGGGGCTGctgcaggaggaagagggggCCGGCCGCATCATCAAG GATCTGTACCTGCTGATTATGAAGGATGAGTCCCTTTACCAGGACCTCCGAGAGGACACACTGAGACTGCACCAGCTTGTGGAAACAGTGGAGCTAAA GATCCCAGAGGAAAGCCAGGCTCCCAGCAAGCAAGTGAAGCCACTCTTCCGTCACTTCCGTCGGATTGACTCCTGTCTGCAGACCCGAGTGGCCTTCCGGGGCTCCGATGAGA TCTTCTGCCGGGTGTACATGCCTGACCACTCTTACGTGACCATACGCAGCCGCCTCTCCGCATCTGTGCAGGACATTCTGGGCTCTGTGACAGAAAAATTGCAGTACTCGGAGGAACCTGCAGGGCGTGAGGACTCCCTCATCCTGGTAGCTGTGGCCTCCTCCGGAG AGAAGGTCCTTCTCCAGCCGACTGAAGATTGTGTCTTCACCACACTGGGCATCAACAGCCATCTGTTTGCCTGCACCCGTGACAGCTATGAGGCCCTG ATGCCCCTCCCTGAGGAGATCCAGGTCTCCCCGGGAGACACAGAGATCCACCGAGTGGAGCCTGAGGACGTTGCCAATCACCTTACTGCCTTCCACTGGGAGCTGTTCCGATGTGTGCACGAG CTGGAATTCGTGGACTACGTGTTCCATGGGGAGCGCGGCCGCCGAGAGACAGCCAAcctggagctgctgctgcagCGCTGCAGCGAGGTCACGCACTGGGTGGCCACTGAGGTGCTACTCTGCGAGGCCCCAGGCAAGCGCGCACAGCTGCTCAAGAAGTTCCTCAAGATCGCGGCCAT CTGCAAGCAGAACCAGGACCTGCTGTCCTTCTATGCTGTGGTCATGGGGCTGGACAATGCTGCGGTCAGCCGCCTGCGGCTCACCTGGGAG AAGCTGCCAGGGAAATTCAAAAACTTGTTCCGCAAATTTGAGAACCTGACA GACCCCTGCCGGAACCACAAAAGCTACCGAGAAGTGATCTCCAAGATGAAGCCTCCTGTGATTCCCTTCGTGCCTCTGATCCTCAAAG ACTTGACTTTCCTGCACGAGGGGAGTAAGACCCTTGTCGATGGTTTGGTGAACATTGAGAAGCTG CATTCAGTGGCTGAAAAAGTGAGGACAATCCGCAAATACCGGAGTCGGCCCCTTT
- the RAPGEFL1 gene encoding rap guanine nucleotide exchange factor-like 1 isoform X3 has product MKPLEKFLKKQTSQLAGRTVAGGPGGAPGSCGGPGGGGGPGGGGGPAGGLRPLQRRQSVSRLLLPAFLREPPAEPGLEPPPEEEGGEPAGVAEELGGGGPCWLQLEEVPGPGPLGGGGPLRSPSSYSSDELSPGEPLTSPPWAPLGAPERPEHLLNRVLERLAGGATRDSAASDILLDDIVLTHSLFLPTEKFLQELHQYFVWAGGMESPEGLGRKQACLAMLLHFLDTYQGLLQEEEGAGRIIKDLYLLIMKDESLYQDLREDTLRLHQLVETVELKIPEESQAPSKQVKPLFRHFRRIDSCLQTRVAFRGSDEIFCRVYMPDHSYVTIRSRLSASVQDILGSVTEKLQYSEEPAGREDSLILVAVASSGEKVLLQPTEDCVFTTLGINSHLFACTRDSYEALMPLPEEIQVSPGDTEIHRVEPEDVANHLTAFHWELFRCVHELEFVDYVFHGERGRRETANLELLLQRCSEVTHWVATEVLLCEAPGKRAQLLKKFLKIAAICKQNQDLLSFYAVVMGLDNAAVSRLRLTWEDPCRNHKSYREVISKMKPPVIPFVPLILKDLTFLHEGSKTLVDGLVNIEKLGSFLVISQHSVAEKVRTIRKYRSRPLCLDMEASPHHLQTKAYVRQFQVIDNQNLLFELSYKLEANSQ; this is encoded by the exons atgAAGCCGTTGGAGAAATTTTTGAAGAAGCAGACGTCGCAGCTGGCGGGGCGAACGGTGGCGGGAGGTCCCGGCGGGGCTCCGGGGAGCTGCGGCgggcctggcgggggcgggggaccTGGCGGGGGCGGCGGTCCAGCCGGGGGACTGCGGCCGCTGCAGCGGCGTCAGAGCGTGTCTCGCCTGCTGCTCCCAGCTTTCCTCCGGGAGCCCCCCGCCGAGCCGGGGCTGGAGCCGCCCCCtgaagaggaagggggagagccGGCGGGGGTCGCGGAGGAGCTCGGCGGCGGGGGGCCCTGTTGGCTCCAGCTCGAGGAGGTGCCGGGGCCTGGGCCACTCGGGGGAGGGGGGCCCCTGCGCTCCCCTTCCTCGTACTCCTCTGACGAGCTGTCCCCGGGCGAGCCCCTGACTTCCCCGCCCTGGGCCCCCCTGGGCGCCCCCGAGCGGCCGGAGCATCTTCTGAACCGGGTGCTGGAGCGGCTCGCCGGAGGGGCCACCAGGGACAGCGCCGCCTCAG ATATCCTGCTGGATGACATCGTCCTCacccattctctcttcctccccacgGAGAAATTTCTGCAGGAGCTACACCAGTA TTTTGTTTGGGCAGGAGGTATGGAGAGCCCGGAGGGGCTGGGCCGGAAGCAGGCTTGTCTGGCCATGCTCCTTCATTTCCTGGACACCTACCAGGGGCTGctgcaggaggaagagggggCCGGCCGCATCATCAAG GATCTGTACCTGCTGATTATGAAGGATGAGTCCCTTTACCAGGACCTCCGAGAGGACACACTGAGACTGCACCAGCTTGTGGAAACAGTGGAGCTAAA GATCCCAGAGGAAAGCCAGGCTCCCAGCAAGCAAGTGAAGCCACTCTTCCGTCACTTCCGTCGGATTGACTCCTGTCTGCAGACCCGAGTGGCCTTCCGGGGCTCCGATGAGA TCTTCTGCCGGGTGTACATGCCTGACCACTCTTACGTGACCATACGCAGCCGCCTCTCCGCATCTGTGCAGGACATTCTGGGCTCTGTGACAGAAAAATTGCAGTACTCGGAGGAACCTGCAGGGCGTGAGGACTCCCTCATCCTGGTAGCTGTGGCCTCCTCCGGAG AGAAGGTCCTTCTCCAGCCGACTGAAGATTGTGTCTTCACCACACTGGGCATCAACAGCCATCTGTTTGCCTGCACCCGTGACAGCTATGAGGCCCTG ATGCCCCTCCCTGAGGAGATCCAGGTCTCCCCGGGAGACACAGAGATCCACCGAGTGGAGCCTGAGGACGTTGCCAATCACCTTACTGCCTTCCACTGGGAGCTGTTCCGATGTGTGCACGAG CTGGAATTCGTGGACTACGTGTTCCATGGGGAGCGCGGCCGCCGAGAGACAGCCAAcctggagctgctgctgcagCGCTGCAGCGAGGTCACGCACTGGGTGGCCACTGAGGTGCTACTCTGCGAGGCCCCAGGCAAGCGCGCACAGCTGCTCAAGAAGTTCCTCAAGATCGCGGCCAT CTGCAAGCAGAACCAGGACCTGCTGTCCTTCTATGCTGTGGTCATGGGGCTGGACAATGCTGCGGTCAGCCGCCTGCGGCTCACCTGGGAG GACCCCTGCCGGAACCACAAAAGCTACCGAGAAGTGATCTCCAAGATGAAGCCTCCTGTGATTCCCTTCGTGCCTCTGATCCTCAAAG ACTTGACTTTCCTGCACGAGGGGAGTAAGACCCTTGTCGATGGTTTGGTGAACATTGAGAAGCTG GGCTCATTCCTTGTCATCTCCCAGCATTCAGTGGCTGAAAAAGTGAGGACAATCCGCAAATACCGGAGTCGGCCCCTTT GCCTGGATATGGAGGCGTCCCCCCATCACCTGCAGACCAAGGCCTATGTGCGCCAGTTCCAGGTCATCGACAACCAGAACCTCCTCTTTGAGCTCTCCTACAAGCTGGAGGCTAATAGTCAGTAA
- the RAPGEFL1 gene encoding rap guanine nucleotide exchange factor-like 1 isoform X4, whose protein sequence is MKPLEKFLKKQTSQLAGRTVAGGPGGAPGSCGGPGGGGGPGGGGGPAGGLRPLQRRQSVSRLLLPAFLREPPAEPGLEPPPEEEGGEPAGVAEELGGGGPCWLQLEEVPGPGPLGGGGPLRSPSSYSSDELSPGEPLTSPPWAPLGAPERPEHLLNRVLERLAGGATRDSAASDILLDDIVLTHSLFLPTEKFLQELHQYFVWAGGMESPEGLGRKQACLAMLLHFLDTYQGLLQEEEGAGRIIKDLYLLIMKDESLYQDLREDTLRLHQLVETVELKIPEESQAPSKQVKPLFRHFRRIDSCLQTRVAFRGSDEIFCRVYMPDHSYVTIRSRLSASVQDILGSVTEKLQYSEEPAGREDSLILVAVASSGEKVLLQPTEDCVFTTLGINSHLFACTRDSYEALMPLPEEIQVSPGDTEIHRVEPEDVANHLTAFHWELFRCVHELEFVDYVFHGERGRRETANLELLLQRCSEVTHWVATEVLLCEAPGKRAQLLKKFLKIAAICKQNQDLLSFYAVVMGLDNAAVSRLRLTWEKLPGKFKNLFRKFENLTDPCRNHKSYREVISKMKPPVIPFVPLILKDLTFLHEGSKTLVDGLVNIEKLGSFLVISQHSVAEKVRTIRKYRSRPLLIESRSTQYTVKKETGWT, encoded by the exons atgAAGCCGTTGGAGAAATTTTTGAAGAAGCAGACGTCGCAGCTGGCGGGGCGAACGGTGGCGGGAGGTCCCGGCGGGGCTCCGGGGAGCTGCGGCgggcctggcgggggcgggggaccTGGCGGGGGCGGCGGTCCAGCCGGGGGACTGCGGCCGCTGCAGCGGCGTCAGAGCGTGTCTCGCCTGCTGCTCCCAGCTTTCCTCCGGGAGCCCCCCGCCGAGCCGGGGCTGGAGCCGCCCCCtgaagaggaagggggagagccGGCGGGGGTCGCGGAGGAGCTCGGCGGCGGGGGGCCCTGTTGGCTCCAGCTCGAGGAGGTGCCGGGGCCTGGGCCACTCGGGGGAGGGGGGCCCCTGCGCTCCCCTTCCTCGTACTCCTCTGACGAGCTGTCCCCGGGCGAGCCCCTGACTTCCCCGCCCTGGGCCCCCCTGGGCGCCCCCGAGCGGCCGGAGCATCTTCTGAACCGGGTGCTGGAGCGGCTCGCCGGAGGGGCCACCAGGGACAGCGCCGCCTCAG ATATCCTGCTGGATGACATCGTCCTCacccattctctcttcctccccacgGAGAAATTTCTGCAGGAGCTACACCAGTA TTTTGTTTGGGCAGGAGGTATGGAGAGCCCGGAGGGGCTGGGCCGGAAGCAGGCTTGTCTGGCCATGCTCCTTCATTTCCTGGACACCTACCAGGGGCTGctgcaggaggaagagggggCCGGCCGCATCATCAAG GATCTGTACCTGCTGATTATGAAGGATGAGTCCCTTTACCAGGACCTCCGAGAGGACACACTGAGACTGCACCAGCTTGTGGAAACAGTGGAGCTAAA GATCCCAGAGGAAAGCCAGGCTCCCAGCAAGCAAGTGAAGCCACTCTTCCGTCACTTCCGTCGGATTGACTCCTGTCTGCAGACCCGAGTGGCCTTCCGGGGCTCCGATGAGA TCTTCTGCCGGGTGTACATGCCTGACCACTCTTACGTGACCATACGCAGCCGCCTCTCCGCATCTGTGCAGGACATTCTGGGCTCTGTGACAGAAAAATTGCAGTACTCGGAGGAACCTGCAGGGCGTGAGGACTCCCTCATCCTGGTAGCTGTGGCCTCCTCCGGAG AGAAGGTCCTTCTCCAGCCGACTGAAGATTGTGTCTTCACCACACTGGGCATCAACAGCCATCTGTTTGCCTGCACCCGTGACAGCTATGAGGCCCTG ATGCCCCTCCCTGAGGAGATCCAGGTCTCCCCGGGAGACACAGAGATCCACCGAGTGGAGCCTGAGGACGTTGCCAATCACCTTACTGCCTTCCACTGGGAGCTGTTCCGATGTGTGCACGAG CTGGAATTCGTGGACTACGTGTTCCATGGGGAGCGCGGCCGCCGAGAGACAGCCAAcctggagctgctgctgcagCGCTGCAGCGAGGTCACGCACTGGGTGGCCACTGAGGTGCTACTCTGCGAGGCCCCAGGCAAGCGCGCACAGCTGCTCAAGAAGTTCCTCAAGATCGCGGCCAT CTGCAAGCAGAACCAGGACCTGCTGTCCTTCTATGCTGTGGTCATGGGGCTGGACAATGCTGCGGTCAGCCGCCTGCGGCTCACCTGGGAG AAGCTGCCAGGGAAATTCAAAAACTTGTTCCGCAAATTTGAGAACCTGACA GACCCCTGCCGGAACCACAAAAGCTACCGAGAAGTGATCTCCAAGATGAAGCCTCCTGTGATTCCCTTCGTGCCTCTGATCCTCAAAG ACTTGACTTTCCTGCACGAGGGGAGTAAGACCCTTGTCGATGGTTTGGTGAACATTGAGAAGCTG GGCTCATTCCTTGTCATCTCCCAGCATTCAGTGGCTGAAAAAGTGAGGACAATCCGCAAATACCGGAGTCGGCCCCTTT